Genomic segment of Rhodococcus rhodochrous:
GCTGCGGGCACCACGACCTCCGCGCCGGTCCCGGACGTCCGCGGATCGGCGATGAGCAGACCGGCGAGATCGGCCGGTCGGTCGACGGCGCGCGCCAGGTCGGCGAGGACGTCACCGGCGACAGCGGCCCCCTGCGAGAAACCGACGATGCGCACCGCGGCCCCGGGGCACTCCGTGTGCGCCCGCGCGACCTGCCGGTGGAGTTCGGCGACCCCGAGTTCCTTCGACCCGTCGTAGGTGTGGGTACCGAGCGGGCTGATCTCCCCGGGATAGTCGATCCGTATCGTGCGCGCGCCGCGAGCCGCCAGGCGCTCGAGGATCGGATGGACCGTCGACGTTTCCTTGCCCACCTTGAGGGTGCCGTCCACGCCGAGAGCGATCATCGGCGGGCAGTGTGCGAGTGCATCCGACGACGCGAGATCCGGCGCGGCCGCGGCGGGCGAGCCTACGAGGCCCGCGAGCGCGATCGCCGCTCCGAGGATCGCACCGACCCGCGTCGTCACCGCGCGCATCTGTCCCCTTCCGGATCGTCGCGCGGCGACGCTATCAGGGGCGGGGAACGAGCGATGTCGTGCGAACGGACGACATCCGGCTACTCGGCGATCTGCGGTGCCTCGAGCAGGACGTCGGTGTCGAAGCAGGTGTGCGTGCCGGTGTGGCAGGCGGCGCCGACCTGGTCGACGACGAGCAGCACCGTGTCGCCGTCGCAGTCGAGGCGCACCTCGTGCACGTACTGGGTGTGTCCGGACGTCTCGCCCTTGACCCAGTACTGCTGCCGCGACCGCGAGTAGTAGGTGGCCTTGCGGGTCGCGAGGGTACGGGCGAGCGCCTCGTCGTCCATCCACGCCATCATCAGCACGGCGCCGGTGGCCCGCTCCTGCACGACGGCAGCGAACAGGCCGTCGTCGTTGCGCTTGAGCCGGGCGGCGATCTCCGGATTCAGGATGTCGCTCATCGGACCGTGATCCCTTCCGCGCGCATCGCATCCTTGACCTGACCGATGGTCAGCTCCCGGAAGTGGAAGACGCTCGCGGCGAGCACCGCATCGGCACCGGCCTGCACGGCGGGTGCGAAGTGCTCGACTGCGCCGGCACCACCGGAGGCGATGACCGGCACGTGCACGGCCTTGCGCACGGCCTCGATCATCTTCAGGTCGAAACCGTTCTTGGTGCCGTCGGCGTCCATCGAGTTGAGGAGGATCTCGCCGACGCCGAGTTCCTCGCCGCGCCGGGCCCACTCGACCGCGTCGATGCCGGTCCCGCGACGACCACCGTGTGTGGTGACCTCCCAGCCGCTCGGCGTGGGTTCCTGCCCTGCAGGGACGGTGCGCGCGTCGACCGACAGCACGATGCACTGCGACCCGAACCGCTCGGACATCTCGCGCAGCACCTCGGGCCGGGCGATGGCCGCGGTGTTGACCGAGACCTTGTCGGCGCCGGCGCGCAACAGGCGGTCGACGTCCTCGACGGTGCGGACGCCGCCTCCGACCGTGAGCGGGATGAACACCTGCTCGGCGGTGCGCGTGACGACGTCGAGCATGGTGCCGCGGTCGCCGCTCGACGCGGTGACGTCGAGGAAGGTCAGTTCGTCGGCGCCCTGTTCGTTGTAGAGGGCGGCGAGCTCGACCGGATCACCCGCATCGCGCAGGTTCTCGAAGTTGACACCCTTGACCACCCGCCCCGCATCCACGTCGAGGCACGGGATGACCCGCACGGCCAGCGTCATGTTCGATCTCCTTCGGAACCCAACTGCTCGGCCACGGACTGTTCCGTCGCCGACTGCACAATCTCCAGTATCTCGCCGTGCACTCCGGGCGCTGCAGCGACCACCGATCCGGACCCGATCCGCCAGGGGCTGCCCGCGAAGTCGGTGGCGATGCCACCGGCGGCCCGCACGAGTGCGACACCGGCAGCGTTGTCCCAGGGGTGATGGCCGAACACGACGGCACCGCCGATCGCGCCTCCGGCGGTGTACGCGAGGTCGGCGCCGGTGGAGCCGTGCATGCGCAGCCGGGCGACGCGCCGGCTCAGCTCGGTGATCACGGCGAGGCGCCGGGTGCCGGGCACGCGGCCGCGACTGTCGATGTCGAAACTGCCGACGGCGATCATCACGTCCTCGAGCCGCGCAGGTTGCAGCGGGTCGGTGGGTTTGCCGTTCACGAGCAGCGGCCCGTCGGCGATTCCCGCGAAGCGCTGATTCGTCAGCGGCAGCCACGTGAGGCCGAGGATCGGTTCGCCGTCCTCGACGAGTGCGAGGAGGATCCCGGCCATCGGCAGCCCGGCGGAGTAGTTGATGGTGCCGTCGATCGGGTCGAGCAACCAGACGGTGCCCTCCCCCGCGGACGGGCCGCCGAACTCCTCACCGTGCACGGCGATACCGGTGCGCTCGGCGAGCGCACCGGAGATCCGCCGTTCGAGTTCGAGATCGAGATCGGTCGCGAAGTCGTTCGGTCCCTTGTCGACGGAGCGCGGCGCACCGTGCCCGGCGACGAACCGTTCCGCGACCTCGTCGAGTACACCGCTCGCGACGGCGAGCAGCCGGTTCAGGTCTGCGGGGTCGGTCATCGGTCAGCGCGAGACGGCGTCGAGCGCCTCGGTCAGTGTGAATCGGCCCGCGTAGAGCGCCTTTCCGATGATGGCGCCTTCGACGCCTTCGTCGGTGAGCGTCGCGATGGCACGTAGGTCGTCGACGGTCGAGACGCCGCCGGACGCGACGACCGGAGAGTCGGTGGCCGCGCACACCTCACGGAGGAGGTCGAGGTTGGGGCCGGAGAGGGTGCCGTCCTTGGTGACGTCGGTGACGACGTAGCGCGAGCAGCCGTCGCGTTCGAGACGTTCGAGCACCTCCCACAGGTCACCGCCGTCGGAGACCCAGCCGCGGCCGCGCAGCCGCCACCGGCCATCGAGGAGCTTGACGTCGAGACCCACGGCGATGCGGTCGCCGAACTCGCCGATGACGCGCGAGCACCACTCGGGATTCTCGATCGCGGCGGTGCCGAGGTTGACGCGGGCGCAGCCGGTCGCGAGGGCCGCGGCGAGGGTCTCGTCGTCGCGGATGCCGCCCGACAGCTCGACCTTCACGTCGAGTTCGCCGATGACCTCGGCGAGGAGGGCGCGGTTGTCGCCGCGACCGAACGCCGCGTCGAGGTCGACCATGTGCACCCATTCGGCTCCGGCGTTCTGCCATTCGAGGGCGGCGTCGCGGGGCGAACCGTAGCCGGTCTCGCTGCCCGCCTCTCCCTGAACGAGGCGAACTGCTTCACCGTTGACGACGTCGACTGCGGGCAAAAGGACCAGGCTCACTGCGTACACATTAGTGCCTGTACCTGTGACATCGCCAAACGCGTGGCCGGGGCGCCGGGAAAGCGCCGTGCGTCATGCCGACCGTGCCGCGTCGAGGGCCCGGCAGGTCGGGGTCGGACGGCCGGTGTACTCGTCGACGGGCCCCTCGTACAGCACGGTTCCGCCGTGCCGTCCCGGTCCCGGTCCGAGGTCGACGATGTGGTCGGCGTGGCGGATCACCTCGAGGTGGTGCTCGATGACGACGACCGTGTGCCCTCGGTCGACGAGGTCGTCGAAAACGCGCAGGAGGGTGCCGATGTCCTCGGCGTGCAGGCCGGTGGTCGGTTCGTCGAGGACGTAGAGGGTCGGTGTCCTGGCTCGTCCGAGTTCCTTGGCGATCTTGACCCGTTGACACTCGCCGCCCGAGAGCGTGTCGAGCGACTGCCCGAGGCGGAGGTAGTCGAGACCCACCCCGGCGAGTGCACTCAGTCGGCGCGTGATCTCCGGGTGCGGCAGTTCCTCGAGGGCACGACCGACGGTGAGGTCGTCGACGTCGGCGATCGACAGGCCGTTCACGGTGTGCCCGAGCACCTCGGCGGTGAACCGGCGACCGTGGCAGGTGTCGCAGACGACCTCGTGTCCGTCCATGAAGGCGAGGTCGATGTACACGACACCGGCCCCCGTGCAGGTCGGGCACGCACCTGCCGAGTTCGCGCTGAACAGGCTCGCCGGCACACCGTTGTGTTCGGCGAACATCCGCCGCAGGGCAGGTGCGATGCCGGTGTAGGTGATCGGGGTGGAGCGGCGGTTGGTGCTCACCGGCCGCTGGTCGATCACCGTGGCGTCGTGTTGGTCGACGAGTTCGGCTGCGAGACTGGACTTTCCCGATCCGGCGACGCCGGTGGACACGGTGAGCACCCCGGTGGGGATCTGCACCGTCAGGTCGCGGAGGTTGTTGCGACATGCACCGGCGATCGTGAGATTGCCGGTCGCCTCGCGAGCGGGGCGACCGCCGCCGATGTCGCGCCGCAGCGATCGGCCGGTGGGGGTGTCGGCCTGCCGCAATCGGTCGAAGGTGCCCTGGAAGACGAGGCGACCACCGGACGAACCCGCACCGGGACCGATCTCGATCACCTCGTCGGCACGGGCCATGACGGCCGGATCGTGCTCGACGACGAGGACGGTGTTGCCGCTGTCACGGAGCCGTTCGAGGAGCTCGATCATCGACTCCACGTCGGCGGGATGCAGACCGACCGTCGGTTCGTCGACGA
This window contains:
- a CDS encoding cutinase family protein, with translation MRAVTTRVGAILGAAIALAGLVGSPAAAAPDLASSDALAHCPPMIALGVDGTLKVGKETSTVHPILERLAARGARTIRIDYPGEISPLGTHTYDGSKELGVAELHRQVARAHTECPGAAVRIVGFSQGAAVAGDVLADLARAVDRPADLAGLLIADPRTSGTGAEVVVPAALPGISPTGARAGFGDVPVATVCAAGDAVCDMVDPLADPAGAAGRIEGYFALHQHYSTLVVDGVPFVDVMVALVEHPRTTEVRIVP
- the hisI gene encoding phosphoribosyl-AMP cyclohydrolase translates to MSDILNPEIAARLKRNDDGLFAAVVQERATGAVLMMAWMDDEALARTLATRKATYYSRSRQQYWVKGETSGHTQYVHEVRLDCDGDTVLLVVDQVGAACHTGTHTCFDTDVLLEAPQIAE
- the hisF gene encoding imidazole glycerol phosphate synthase subunit HisF, whose product is MTLAVRVIPCLDVDAGRVVKGVNFENLRDAGDPVELAALYNEQGADELTFLDVTASSGDRGTMLDVVTRTAEQVFIPLTVGGGVRTVEDVDRLLRAGADKVSVNTAAIARPEVLREMSERFGSQCIVLSVDARTVPAGQEPTPSGWEVTTHGGRRGTGIDAVEWARRGEELGVGEILLNSMDADGTKNGFDLKMIEAVRKAVHVPVIASGGAGAVEHFAPAVQAGADAVLAASVFHFRELTIGQVKDAMRAEGITVR
- a CDS encoding inositol monophosphatase family protein encodes the protein MTDPADLNRLLAVASGVLDEVAERFVAGHGAPRSVDKGPNDFATDLDLELERRISGALAERTGIAVHGEEFGGPSAGEGTVWLLDPIDGTINYSAGLPMAGILLALVEDGEPILGLTWLPLTNQRFAGIADGPLLVNGKPTDPLQPARLEDVMIAVGSFDIDSRGRVPGTRRLAVITELSRRVARLRMHGSTGADLAYTAGGAIGGAVVFGHHPWDNAAGVALVRAAGGIATDFAGSPWRIGSGSVVAAAPGVHGEILEIVQSATEQSVAEQLGSEGDRT
- the priA gene encoding bifunctional 1-(5-phosphoribosyl)-5-((5-phosphoribosylamino)methylideneamino)imidazole-4-carboxamide isomerase/phosphoribosylanthranilate isomerase PriA produces the protein MSLVLLPAVDVVNGEAVRLVQGEAGSETGYGSPRDAALEWQNAGAEWVHMVDLDAAFGRGDNRALLAEVIGELDVKVELSGGIRDDETLAAALATGCARVNLGTAAIENPEWCSRVIGEFGDRIAVGLDVKLLDGRWRLRGRGWVSDGGDLWEVLERLERDGCSRYVVTDVTKDGTLSGPNLDLLREVCAATDSPVVASGGVSTVDDLRAIATLTDEGVEGAIIGKALYAGRFTLTEALDAVSR
- a CDS encoding ATP-binding cassette domain-containing protein, with protein sequence MTTTVTTTEAAVRDRAITIRRARTHNLADIDLTVPRNRLVVIVGVSGSGKSSLIFDTIAAEAGFQLNETYPPFTRNRLPKWTRPDVDHIDGLTPVIVVDQRRLGGNARSTVGTITDTWTYLRLLYSRAGTPVLGESNRFSFNDPTGMCPTCSGLGEIVVSAVERFLDLDRSLAEGAILVPGFGNGGYWYSQYADIGSFDADTPLREWRPAEREALLHGGEAAAALGHKPPDGYEGVVERFERIHLHTSDNLSERKQDVIRRFTRAETCPDCGGERLNAAARAVTVRGRTIGELSRLEIAELLEFVRTIDDERAAPVVSALVGRLEAMVTIGLGYLALARTTTTLSGGESQRIKMVRHLGSSLTEMTYVVDEPTVGLHPADVESMIELLERLRDSGNTVLVVEHDPAVMARADEVIEIGPGAGSSGGRLVFQGTFDRLRQADTPTGRSLRRDIGGGRPAREATGNLTIAGACRNNLRDLTVQIPTGVLTVSTGVAGSGKSSLAAELVDQHDATVIDQRPVSTNRRSTPITYTGIAPALRRMFAEHNGVPASLFSANSAGACPTCTGAGVVYIDLAFMDGHEVVCDTCHGRRFTAEVLGHTVNGLSIADVDDLTVGRALEELPHPEITRRLSALAGVGLDYLRLGQSLDTLSGGECQRVKIAKELGRARTPTLYVLDEPTTGLHAEDIGTLLRVFDDLVDRGHTVVVIEHHLEVIRHADHIVDLGPGPGRHGGTVLYEGPVDEYTGRPTPTCRALDAARSA